One genomic window of Streptomyces sp. NBC_01498 includes the following:
- the nadD gene encoding nicotinate-nucleotide adenylyltransferase — translation MEKVQAPAGAGQGGGRRRLGVMGGTFDPVHHGHLVAASEVAALFDLDEVVFVPTGQPWQKSQSAVSPAEDRYLMTVIATASNPQFSVSRIDIDRGGKTYTTDTLRDLHSLHGDADLFFITGADALSQILSWRDADELFALAHFIGVTRPGHDLTDDGLPKGGVSLVEVPALAISSTDCRGRVAQGDPVWYLVPDGVVRYIDKRQLYRGE, via the coding sequence ATGGAAAAGGTGCAGGCGCCGGCCGGCGCGGGACAGGGCGGCGGCAGACGCCGTCTCGGTGTGATGGGCGGCACGTTCGACCCGGTCCACCACGGTCACCTGGTGGCGGCCAGCGAGGTGGCCGCGCTGTTCGATCTCGACGAGGTGGTCTTCGTCCCGACGGGACAGCCGTGGCAGAAGAGCCAGTCGGCGGTCTCCCCGGCCGAGGACCGCTATCTGATGACGGTCATCGCGACGGCCTCCAACCCGCAGTTCTCGGTCAGCCGTATCGACATCGATCGTGGCGGCAAGACCTACACCACCGATACGCTGCGGGATCTGCACTCCCTGCACGGCGACGCGGATCTGTTCTTCATCACCGGGGCGGACGCGCTGTCCCAGATTCTCAGTTGGCGGGACGCCGACGAACTGTTCGCGCTGGCCCACTTCATCGGTGTCACCCGGCCCGGACACGACCTGACGGACGACGGACTGCCCAAGGGCGGCGTCTCGTTGGTGGAGGTCCCGGCGCTGGCGATCTCGTCGACCGACTGCCGGGGAAGGGTCGCGCAGGGCGATCCGGTCTGGTACCTGGTGCCGGACGGTGTGGTGCGCTATATCGACAAGCGCCAGTTGTACCGCGGCGAATGA
- a CDS encoding LCP family protein yields MNDQQPYDPYDPYDTRQPQIVGYDEYGQPVYQQQHQQQQQQHPQQGQQQQDQQQYDPYGQQQQGAQGYYDPYGGQTAYDPYAQQQQQQQQDYGYGYDTGRQQAAVDTTQWNIPQQQQHQAPPAAPPHQAPAEEAPSPPLSPPPVPEPAVPGQRRATATGGGPDGGPDGDYRTEQFSFIEEPDAESEDVIDWLKFTESRSERREEARRRGRSRVFALAVVLALVVAGGVGYLWYAGMLPGLASDEKTQNTATGPQKRDVIMVNLHNTKSKATSTALLVNNSTTEKGTTVLLPNSLLVADGETGIAGTLAKSVADSGSQGTRESVDTLLGTRISGTWRLDTPYLENLVDLVGNIDITTNADIPAAKKGEDPLVTKGEDQSLNGQAAVAYATHRAPDEPEAEQLERFGAVMQGVLRKISDDTRAATITVETLAQILEPPMTEQDLGAALAKLAAHAKAGDHKTLLLPVAEDGSLGEEATETVVKDVLGGSVSAPEQGATLRVGVKNATGDKADSEAARVSMINGGYAFVDAGTADPVESSQVTYADAKNKGQADEVAKTLGLPVGAVKKGKAAPNADVLVTLGGDYEGG; encoded by the coding sequence GTGAACGACCAGCAGCCGTACGACCCGTACGACCCGTATGACACACGGCAGCCGCAGATCGTGGGCTACGACGAGTACGGGCAGCCGGTGTATCAGCAGCAACACCAACAGCAGCAGCAACAGCACCCGCAGCAGGGGCAACAGCAGCAGGACCAGCAGCAGTACGACCCGTACGGGCAGCAACAGCAGGGCGCGCAGGGGTATTACGACCCGTACGGCGGGCAGACCGCGTACGACCCGTACGCCCAGCAACAGCAACAGCAACAGCAGGACTACGGCTACGGCTACGACACCGGCCGGCAGCAGGCGGCGGTCGACACCACGCAGTGGAACATCCCGCAGCAACAGCAACACCAGGCGCCGCCGGCGGCCCCGCCGCATCAGGCCCCGGCCGAGGAAGCGCCCTCGCCCCCGCTCTCCCCACCGCCCGTTCCCGAGCCCGCCGTACCCGGACAGCGCCGCGCCACTGCCACCGGGGGCGGTCCCGACGGCGGTCCCGACGGCGATTACCGGACAGAACAGTTCTCCTTCATCGAGGAGCCGGACGCCGAGTCCGAAGACGTCATCGACTGGCTGAAGTTCACCGAGAGCCGCTCCGAGCGCCGCGAGGAGGCCCGCCGCCGGGGACGCAGCCGCGTCTTCGCCCTGGCCGTCGTCCTGGCGCTGGTCGTCGCCGGCGGTGTCGGCTACCTCTGGTACGCGGGCATGCTGCCCGGTCTCGCGTCGGACGAGAAGACACAGAACACCGCCACCGGCCCGCAGAAGCGGGACGTGATCATGGTGAATCTGCACAACACGAAGAGCAAGGCCACCTCCACGGCGCTGCTCGTCAACAACTCCACCACCGAGAAGGGCACCACCGTCCTGCTGCCCAACTCCCTTCTCGTGGCCGACGGGGAGACCGGGATCGCCGGCACCCTCGCCAAGTCCGTGGCCGACAGCGGTTCCCAGGGCACCCGGGAGTCCGTCGACACCCTGCTCGGCACCCGGATCTCCGGCACCTGGCGGCTCGACACCCCCTATCTGGAGAACCTGGTCGATCTGGTCGGCAACATCGACATCACCACGAACGCCGACATCCCCGCCGCCAAGAAGGGCGAGGACCCGCTCGTCACCAAGGGCGAGGACCAGTCGCTGAACGGACAGGCCGCCGTCGCGTACGCCACCCACCGGGCGCCCGACGAGCCCGAGGCGGAGCAGCTGGAGCGCTTCGGCGCGGTCATGCAGGGCGTACTGCGGAAGATCTCCGACGACACGAGGGCCGCGACGATCACCGTCGAGACCCTGGCGCAGATCCTGGAACCGCCGATGACCGAGCAGGACCTGGGCGCCGCCCTGGCGAAGCTCGCGGCGCACGCCAAGGCCGGTGACCACAAGACGCTCCTGCTGCCCGTCGCCGAGGACGGCAGCCTCGGTGAGGAGGCGACCGAGACCGTCGTCAAGGACGTCCTCGGCGGCAGCGTCAGCGCCCCCGAGCAGGGCGCCACCCTGCGCGTCGGTGTGAAGAACGCCACGGGCGACAAGGCGGACAGCGAGGCCGCCCGCGTCTCGATGATCAACGGCGGCTATGCCTTCGTCGACGCCGGCACGGCCGACCCGGTCGAGTCGTCGCAGGTCACCTATGCCGACGCCAAGAACAAGGGGCAGGCGGACGAGGTCGCCAAGACACTCGGTCTGCCGGTCGGCGCGGTCAAGAAGGGCAAGGCGGCGCCGAACGCCGATGTCCTGGTCACCCTCGGCGGGGACTACGAAGGCGGCTGA
- the rsfS gene encoding ribosome silencing factor, whose translation MTATDRSIELVNAAAQAAADRLAHDIIAYDVSDVLSITDAFLLASAPNDRQVKSIVDEIEERLSKELGAKPVRREGDRDARWILLDYVDIVVHVQHSEERVFYALERLWKDCPELSLPEDAVKTRGKGAEHAEVTGSANGELS comes from the coding sequence GTGACCGCCACGGACCGCTCCATCGAGCTCGTCAACGCCGCCGCCCAGGCGGCGGCCGACCGGCTCGCGCACGACATCATCGCGTACGACGTCAGTGATGTGCTGTCGATCACCGACGCGTTCCTCCTCGCCTCCGCGCCCAACGACCGCCAGGTCAAGTCGATCGTGGACGAGATCGAGGAGCGTCTCTCCAAGGAACTCGGCGCCAAGCCGGTGCGCCGCGAGGGCGACCGCGACGCCCGCTGGATCCTGCTCGACTACGTCGACATCGTGGTCCACGTCCAGCACAGCGAGGAGCGGGTCTTCTACGCGCTCGAACGCCTCTGGAAGGACTGCCCCGAGCTGTCCCTGCCCGAGGACGCCGTCAAGACCCGCGGCAAGGGCGCCGAGCACGCCGAGGTGACCGGCTCCGCGAACGGGGAGCTGAGCTGA
- a CDS encoding histidine phosphatase family protein, whose translation MNGGSGGRGRRIVLWRHGQTAWNLERRFQGTTDIELTGAGLAQARRSARLLASLRPDAMIASDLRRAVATAQELASLTGLSVGYDAALRETYAGDWQGLTHEQILERFGEQYLSWKRGEPVRRGGGELETEVADRAAPVVLRHADKLPDGGTLVVVSHGGTIRTTIGRLLGLEAHHWEGLGGLSNCCWSVLGEGARGWRLQEHNAGTLPEPVLGDDD comes from the coding sequence CTGAACGGCGGCTCGGGCGGCAGAGGCCGCCGGATCGTCCTGTGGCGGCACGGCCAGACGGCGTGGAACCTGGAGCGCCGCTTCCAGGGCACCACGGACATCGAGCTGACCGGGGCGGGCCTGGCGCAGGCCCGCCGCTCCGCCCGGCTGCTCGCGTCGCTGCGGCCGGACGCGATGATCGCGTCCGACCTGCGCCGCGCGGTGGCCACCGCCCAGGAACTGGCGTCGCTGACCGGACTGTCCGTCGGTTACGACGCGGCGCTGCGCGAGACCTACGCGGGTGACTGGCAGGGCCTGACCCATGAGCAGATCCTGGAGCGGTTCGGCGAGCAGTACCTGTCGTGGAAGCGCGGTGAGCCCGTACGGCGCGGGGGCGGCGAGCTGGAGACCGAGGTCGCCGACCGGGCCGCGCCCGTCGTGCTGCGTCACGCGGACAAGCTGCCCGACGGCGGCACCCTGGTCGTGGTCAGTCACGGCGGCACGATCCGCACCACGATCGGCCGGCTGCTCGGTCTTGAGGCACACCACTGGGAAGGACTCGGCGGGCTCTCCAACTGCTGCTGGTCCGTCCTGGGCGAAGGGGCGCGCGGCTGGCGTCTCCAGGAGCACAACGCGGGCACACTGCCCGAGCCGGTGCTCGGCGACGACGACTGA
- a CDS encoding glycosyltransferase 87 family protein, whose amino-acid sequence MTVLVPVLARVTAGRRSVLLGTVVCLLSFAGFWIAQRLAAVSMIDLMVYRAEGRTVLDGLDLYAMRATYAGLPTTYPPFAALLFTPLTLLPVPEMRTLATAGNLLLLVAFTRLSLRLTFRDSVRPGAALWVAAVAVWCEPVWTTLRYGQINLLIGVAVLWDLTRRDGHRLAGLGIGLAAAVKLTPGLFAVMLLVTGLLRFREAGWNPWLRRTATAAGAFLAATLVSAVILPYDSRRFWTDIVFRADRVGRVEGAANQSLRGVFARVLHTTEPSAWWLPVAAVVVVAGLTVAVRAALRGRTAEATVACAATALLISPVSWSHHWVWCVPMVLLLVAHGRTEWAVATGMGFLSYALWRVPHGAVERLELAQNRSQMTLTALYPAMALGLLAYLAAAGRTERTPAPGARAEEPGGTAEPVVYAVAKE is encoded by the coding sequence GTGACCGTTCTCGTTCCCGTGCTCGCCCGGGTCACCGCCGGTCGGCGGTCCGTGCTCCTCGGCACCGTCGTCTGTCTGTTGTCCTTCGCGGGTTTCTGGATCGCGCAGCGTCTCGCCGCGGTCTCGATGATCGATCTGATGGTCTACCGGGCCGAGGGCCGCACCGTGCTCGACGGACTCGACCTCTACGCGATGCGCGCGACCTACGCGGGTCTGCCGACGACCTATCCGCCGTTCGCCGCCCTGCTGTTCACCCCGCTGACCCTGCTGCCCGTCCCGGAGATGCGCACCCTCGCCACGGCGGGCAATCTGCTGCTCCTCGTGGCGTTCACGCGGCTGTCGCTGCGACTGACGTTCCGGGACTCGGTACGGCCCGGGGCGGCGCTGTGGGTGGCGGCGGTCGCCGTCTGGTGCGAGCCGGTGTGGACGACCCTGCGCTACGGACAGATCAATCTGCTGATCGGTGTCGCCGTCCTGTGGGACCTCACCCGGCGGGACGGCCACCGGCTGGCGGGCCTCGGGATCGGCCTCGCGGCGGCGGTCAAACTGACCCCCGGGCTTTTCGCCGTGATGCTGCTGGTCACCGGTCTGCTGCGGTTCCGCGAGGCGGGCTGGAACCCCTGGCTGCGGCGGACCGCGACGGCGGCGGGGGCGTTCCTCGCCGCCACGCTCGTCTCCGCCGTGATCCTGCCGTACGACTCACGCCGCTTCTGGACCGACATCGTCTTCCGGGCGGACCGGGTGGGCCGGGTCGAGGGGGCCGCGAACCAGTCGCTTCGGGGGGTGTTCGCGCGGGTGCTGCACACCACCGAGCCGTCGGCCTGGTGGCTCCCGGTGGCCGCCGTCGTCGTCGTGGCCGGGCTGACCGTGGCGGTGCGCGCGGCGCTGCGCGGGCGGACGGCGGAGGCCACCGTGGCCTGCGCCGCGACCGCGCTGCTGATCAGCCCGGTCTCCTGGTCGCACCACTGGGTGTGGTGCGTGCCGATGGTGCTGCTCCTGGTGGCGCACGGCAGGACGGAGTGGGCGGTGGCGACGGGGATGGGTTTCCTGTCGTACGCGCTGTGGCGGGTGCCGCACGGGGCCGTCGAACGGCTTGAACTCGCCCAGAACCGCTCGCAGATGACGCTCACGGCGCTCTATCCGGCGATGGCGCTGGGGCTGCTGGCGTATCTGGCCGCGGCCGGCCGTACGGAACGGACACCCGCACCCGGCGCTCGGGCCGAGGAGCCGGGAGGGACGGCGGAACCGGTGGTCTACGCGGTGGCGAAGGAGTAG